The following DNA comes from Methanosarcina vacuolata Z-761.
ATGAAAGTGCTGGTTACTGGAGGAGCAGGTTTCATAGGCTCCCACATAGCTGAATATTTCGCAGAAGCAGGACATACTGTCAGGATGTTGGATAATCTTGCCACAGGTTTTCTCAGAAATATTCCGCAGTATAAAAACATCGAGTTCATTGAGGGAAATATATGTGACTTTTCCTCAGTCGAAAAGGCGGTTTCGGGCATGGATTACGTCTTTCACGAAGCTGCCCTTGTATCCGTACCTTTAAGCTGTGAAAAACCTGCTGAAGCTTTCCAGATTAACACGCTTGGGACCCTTAATGTACTGCAGGCCTGCGTTAAAGCCGAAGTCAATAAATTTGTGACAGCGTCTTCAGCTGCGATCTATGGAAATAACCCTATCCTTCCAAAACAAGAGAACATGTATCCTGAACCGTCTTCCCCTTATGCTATTTCTAAACTTGATGGAGAATATCTGGCGAGGATGTTTTATGAAGACCACGGTCTTCGTACTACTTGCCTGCGTTATTTCAATGTCTACGGTCCTCGCCAGGACCCAAAATCCCCATATGCAGCCGTTATTCCAATTTTCCTTGAGAGAGCGAAACTGGGAAAGGACCTTGTTATTTATGGAGATGGACTTCAGAGCCGAGATTTCGTTCATATTAAAGATGTAGTCAGGGCAAACGCCGCGGCTCTTGAGCATGGGGATGGTCAGGTCTTTAACGTGGCTATGGGAAAAAGCGTGACAGTTCTAGAACTTGCCGAAAATATTATTAAGTTAACTGGCTCTTCTAGCAGGATTGTGCATGCTGCTTCAAGGGCAGGTGATGTTCGGGACTCAAAAGCAGATGTCTCAAAAATCTCAAGCTGGTGGAAAGGAGAAATCGAGTTACAGGAAGGGTTAAAAAGCCTGATTTGATAGGATTGTAAGAGCTCTTACTTTCTAATCTAAAAACGAAAGCTGCTATCGGTTAGACAGCGGCTTTCTCATTGGTTCAAGCAGTTTCTTACCTTAAGTAAAGGTTCCAAGTTGAGTTTTCAGTGTACTATCTAAAATTTTTATATGGTCAAATCTACAAATTCTTAAAAGAAAATATTCAGTTCGGATGACTGAGTTATATAATCTCCAACTCTTTAATTGAGAGCTTTCAAACTGCAGAGATGCAGCTTAAAGACTGTATTATATGCTATTCGTCTGGAAATTTGAGAGCTCTTCCTGTTAAATATCTTTTCCGCCTGATATTTAAGTTTCCAGTTGTTTTGGTGCACTCACATTTACCCATAGATGAAGGTCTCTATAAGGCACACTTTTCTCAGTGTCATTAAAGAGCAGGAACTGAAGCTTCAGATTCTTTCCCTCAACAGGAGGCATAATAGTAACTGGTTCTTCCCAGGTAGCGTTATGGGCAAGATTGATATGCTTCACATTTTCCGGAAGGAACAGTGATTTATTTTCAAGTTTTATTTCCATTGTGTAATTTACAGGCCTGTATTCATGGTTTACAACTCCAACTATCACGGTTCCACTTTGCCCGAGCGTGTAATTTGTAGTATAATTATCTGCTTTTCCTTCAGGTCCAAGAAGATAGAACTCTGTGAAATGTTCTCCTTCTTTTGGGCTCACAACCACATAAGCCAGGGTTGCTATGGACAGGAGAATGGAAATTATCAGGAAAACCGTGAGAGCTCTATCCAGCCTTGAGTCTGAAGTTTCCATGATCTCGCCTTTGAGCGAAAGTGCTGCTGCTTTGAAAGAGATATTAAAAGCCTCGTTTTCTGGGAGACTGATCCGTCTAAGATATGCAAGGCCACACATAATAAAGGTAAAAGCGGACAGACTTATGAGAATTGGTAGAGTCCTGATTCCCCATGGAGTATAATTAAGGCCAAGGCCTATTAGTGGCACAACTGCAATACTCAGTCCGAAAGAAAGAGCGACCCGTTCGATTCCGTCAAGATCAGATTTTGCAGGAAAAAGAGCTGCAATCAGAGCATACCCTGGCAGAAATAACACAAGAGGCAGTCCAAGTATGTTCCGGAACATTGTTTCATTTATTCCAGGAGTGAGCACAAAGATATCTGTTAGGAGCACGAGCCCCATAATAATAAACAGATCTGAGGAAATTTTTTTTACAGTCATGCAGGTCATCCAGCTTATAATAAAAATTATACTCTCTTCAGTTTCATTTAGATGAGTAAATATTTTTCTAATCCATTTTATTCTTTCGATCTATTTTTCCAAGATTTAAAATACTCAAATTTGAAATACTCAGGTTTTTTCTCCGATTTTTGTGCCCATCTTTTCCGATCCACGCCAATTGTCTTCCATTATCCTACAAAGTACTTTCTTCTTTATTTGCAGCTTCCTTTTTATTTCTTTTCCTGAATCTTTTTTCTCAACCTTTCTGGCTGATACTTTTTTAATAGCGCAGCTTAATTAATTTAGGCTCTTCGTTGTTTTATGTGGAATCCTCATAATGTCTTCATAAAAACCAATGCATTCTCGAATTTAAAATCATCTTACCACAGGGAATGACAAAGGACCTTAATTCACATCGAATATTTTTTATGCTGCTTCACTTTCTTAATAGCTCTCTTTTCCTCTAACTAAAACAAACTCTATAATTTATTTTATCTCATATGATTATCTTTATTTCTTATTTCTCAATATTAAAAATTGCGGCAAGTGGTGAGCAGGAATAATAGAGTTTTGAAACTTGAAATATTTCTAAATAGATTCTCACAAAGATCCAGAAGTTTGCGGGACTGAAATCTTAAAGGTCTGAGCTTCCATACTATTGATTCTCAAGCTTACTTTTTCATATATTTGTCTATATTTTTAGAATATGTCAGTTAATACAGATTTTTAATCGTCGATATTTCAATTGTCCAATTTTATATTTGTACTAACATAGGGTCGAAGCATACTGATGCCCACTACATACTATTCTTTTTAAAGTCGACCTGTCAATAAATTTATATATGTATTTTTCCAGATTTCACTTTAAAAACTAATCTTGTTGTAATGTTTAATAGATCTAATCTCTTTCCAGATTTAACAACTTTTAGGATCTTCATAACTAATCTTCTAAATATATACGTGGCTATACGAAGGGGGGTTATCAAGAATGAGTGATCAGTTACTTATGAAAAGTGGTACAGGGCCTATAATAAATAAAAGAAATAAATGTACTATAAGCAGAGTCTCTAAAAATGTCACAGTTGTCCTTTCTGCCTATAATGAAGAAACATCTATAGGAAGTATTGTACTTCTCACCAGGCTCTATGCTGATAGGGTGATTTTGGTTGATGACGCCAGTTCAGATCAAACAGCAGAGATAGCAAAAAAAGCCGGGGCTGAAGTGATGATAAACAAGACTAGTAGGGGCAAAGGTGCGTCTCTAGAAACAGGTTTTGAAGCTGCAGTACATCTCGGCGCTGATGTAATTGTGACAATGGACTCAAGAGGTCGCCATAACCCTGAAGACATCCCAAGGCTCATTGACCCGATAATAACAGGAGGTGCAGATGTGGTCAATGGGACTCGGTATTTAAACAAGGTGAGCAAGAACACTCCTGTTTACCGTCGTGTTGGGCAAACAATTCTGGGTAGATTCGCCAATAAAAAATCTGACAAAATTAGAGATTCTCAGGTCACTTTTCGCGCCTTTACAGCCTCTAAAAAAGATATTATCTTCGATGCCCGGGACCTGGCAACAGAAGACGAGATGCTTATAAATGCAGACAAATCTGGCCTTCGCATAAAAGAAATCGAGATAGGTACCCATTATACCTTTGAAGACCCAATACAAGCTCCAGTTAAGTATGTTCGTGGAGTACTAAAGACTGTAATCAGGGATATAGAGGCCAATAAGCCACTATACTTCTATGCAGTGCCAGGTTTTGCCCTTGCAACATGCGGTTTTTGTATGGGTGTGAAGTTTCTTGAAGTCTTAGTCCTTGGAATAGAAAGCCTTCATTTCTGGTATGTAATTATAATGATTTTTCTATCTGTTGCCGGAGTATATATGACAGTGAAAGGAATTGTACTGCATTCCCTGGCAGAGGTGACCCAAACTGAGGCTA
Coding sequences within:
- a CDS encoding glycosyltransferase family 2 protein → MSDQLLMKSGTGPIINKRNKCTISRVSKNVTVVLSAYNEETSIGSIVLLTRLYADRVILVDDASSDQTAEIAKKAGAEVMINKTSRGKGASLETGFEAAVHLGADVIVTMDSRGRHNPEDIPRLIDPIITGGADVVNGTRYLNKVSKNTPVYRRVGQTILGRFANKKSDKIRDSQVTFRAFTASKKDIIFDARDLATEDEMLINADKSGLRIKEIEIGTHYTFEDPIQAPVKYVRGVLKTVIRDIEANKPLYFYAVPGFALATCGFCMGVKFLEVLVLGIESLHFWYVIIMIFLSVAGVYMTVKGIVLHSLAEVTQTEAT
- a CDS encoding NAD-dependent epimerase/dehydratase family protein; this encodes MKVLVTGGAGFIGSHIAEYFAEAGHTVRMLDNLATGFLRNIPQYKNIEFIEGNICDFSSVEKAVSGMDYVFHEAALVSVPLSCEKPAEAFQINTLGTLNVLQACVKAEVNKFVTASSAAIYGNNPILPKQENMYPEPSSPYAISKLDGEYLARMFYEDHGLRTTCLRYFNVYGPRQDPKSPYAAVIPIFLERAKLGKDLVIYGDGLQSRDFVHIKDVVRANAAALEHGDGQVFNVAMGKSVTVLELAENIIKLTGSSSRIVHAASRAGDVRDSKADVSKISSWWKGEIELQEGLKSLI
- a CDS encoding DUF1616 domain-containing protein, with the protein product MTVKKISSDLFIIMGLVLLTDIFVLTPGINETMFRNILGLPLVLFLPGYALIAALFPAKSDLDGIERVALSFGLSIAVVPLIGLGLNYTPWGIRTLPILISLSAFTFIMCGLAYLRRISLPENEAFNISFKAAALSLKGEIMETSDSRLDRALTVFLIISILLSIATLAYVVVSPKEGEHFTEFYLLGPEGKADNYTTNYTLGQSGTVIVGVVNHEYRPVNYTMEIKLENKSLFLPENVKHINLAHNATWEEPVTIMPPVEGKNLKLQFLLFNDTEKSVPYRDLHLWVNVSAPKQLET